From Toxorhynchites rutilus septentrionalis strain SRP chromosome 2, ASM2978413v1, whole genome shotgun sequence, a single genomic window includes:
- the LOC129764161 gene encoding protein FAM13A isoform X1 — translation MYFSLNKTDYNNMLCLQSEDRIDGAADLIHQFIYACQLRQWKNKCGMRRPSSGQNEDDLSRLTTVISPTTGSLSSAQTEHEEGENSSGKNNHIISSILQQHSNIGSNIDGSNNGAGSCSKGNSGTTTGPSTSQYLPNLINSSEWQNCRKRKERQDSTSSISQDRKLIRSNSEEHLPNCQEVIRRVSSHEDFKKPPPLIEISVDKENIIEESAEEQQQLEEQQIFEKNLKNSSENLRKFFIGSESLCAASRDTFEDQNNKPVDQGHGQNHHHHHHHHHHSYSNHLSHNNNHTKNRLSPCRDILKARKDSDSELDGEHERRRHCERFSKTRPPPGRKSVSPRNRSKQSKHTSSGKEKSGNEHFYSKHDSHHSFKHERRGYGKRDKSSEHKTPEPEIFSDYNDNNVLEKGTPDSPREKQLPWDQSFQDDTPVVCQRFADHNFEHANKMGTFGEVRSLPPNATMKHYGNYRSAELHQTIQKPIPQANNMFDDRIKATNRKLSGLKKKLIQYEDRFERENGYRPAHGDKTSDSSIRAVIVEIHKLRKEKNQIKAELSVVNAKMAKGSSTLAATAAEHAMDESKLMNMKETIADIEKRLHEKRATDHRSDNLDSLSSEQLSEEKASVQRALLYLESIYGRPASREERDAARPLYDRYRMIKRLVNRANSISGPCGGNSQMPTILEHEALAIVGTTTPSTDISPPSATSMVQSPTDTSVASTAAQSTDESETTSSSITENIHSMTIEQLWEHYDAAREEKKELRRTIKDFEQKFEETTGRKMLKSDRKTIEETYALYKQKKAKLRLIDALFKKQMSI, via the exons TGCGGCATGCGTCGCCCATCATCGGGACAGAATGAAGACGACCTGAGTCGTCTCACAACGGTTATATCCCCAACGACAGGAAGCTTATCGTCGGCGCAAACGGAACATGAAGAAGGCGAGAACAGTAGTGGCAAGAATAATCATATTATCAGCAGCATCCTGCAACAGCACAGCAATATTGGCAGCAATATCGACGGTTCCAACAATGGCGCTGGAAGCTGCAGCAAAGGCAACAGTGGCACAACGACGGGGCCCTCAACGTCCCAGTACCTGCCCAATTTGATTAATTCATCTGAGTGGCAGAATTGCAGAAAACGCAAAGAACGACAAGACAGCACATCCTCTATCAGTCAGGATCGGAAACTGATCCGCTCCAATAGCGAGGAGCACCTCCCCAACTGCCAGGAGGTGATTCGTCGTGTGTCTTCGCATGAGGATTTCAAAAAACCTCCGCCGCTGATTGAAATCAGTGTCGACAAGGAGAACATTATTGAGGAATCTGCCGAAGAGCAGCAGCAGCTGGAGGAGCAGCAAATTTTCGAGAAGAATCTAAAAAATAGCTCAGAGAATCTGAGGAAATTTTTTATAGGTAGCGAAAGTCTTTGTGCGGCCAGCAGAGACACATTCGAAGACCAGAACAACAAACCTGTCGATCAAGGTCACGGTCAAAACCAtcaccaccatcatcatcatcatcatcattcataTAGTAATCATTTGAGTCATAACAATAACCACACAAAGAATCGACTTTCGCCGTGTCGGGATATACTGAAAGCCCGCAAGGATTCTGACAGTGAGTTAGATGGAGAGCACGAGCGTCGTCGTCACTGTGAGCGATTTTCCAAAACTCGACCCCCTCCCGGGCGAAAATCCGTCTCTCCGCGGAATCGCTCCAAGCAATCAAAGCATACATCATCGGGCAAAGAAAAGAGCGGAAATGAACACTTCTACTCCAAACATGATTCGCATCATTCTTTCAAACATGAACGTCGTGGCTACGGAAAACGAGACAAATCGTCTGAGCATAAAACGCCCGAACCGGAAATCTTTTCCGATTACAACGATAACAACGTCTTGGAGAAAGGCACCCCTGATTCTCCCCGAGAGAAACAGCTGCCGTGGGACCAATCCTTCCAGGACGATACCCCTGTGGTATGTCAACGTTTTGCGGATCATAACTTCGAGCATGCCAATAAGATGGGCACCTTCGGCGAGGTGCGCAGTCTTCCGCCCAATGCAACCATGAAGCATTACGGAAACTATCGCAGCGCGGAGCTTCATCAGACGATCCAGAAACCTATTCCCCAGGCGAACAATATGTTCGACGATCGCATCAAGGCCACCAACCGCAAGCTCAGTGGATTGAAGAAGAAATTGATCCAGTACGAGGACCGGTTCGAAAGGGAGAATGGCTATCGGCCCGCCCATGGGGATAAAACGAGTGACAGCTCGATCCGGGCAGTGATTGTTGAAATACACAAACTGCGTAAGGAGAAAAATCAGATCAAAGCGGAGTTGTCGGTGGTCAACGCGAAAATGGCCAAAGGGAGCAGCACTTTGGCTGCGACGGCAGCGGAGCATGCCATGGACGAGAGCAAGCTGATGAATATGAAGGAAACGATAGCCGATATCGAGAAG CGTCTTCACGAGAAGCGTGCCACAGATCATCGTAGTGACAATTTGGACAGTCTCTCCAGTGAACAGTTGTCCGAGGAAAAAGCATCGGTGCAGCGAGCTCTTCTCTATTTGGAATCGATTTACGGGCGCCCTGCTAGCCGGGAAGAGCGTGATGCGGCGCGTCCTCTCTACGATCGGTACCGGATGATCAAACGGTTGGTGAATCGCGCCAACTCCATCAGTGGACCATGTGGCGGCAATTCTCAAATGCCAACGATTTTGGAACATGAAGCGCTAGCCATTGTGGGAACCACGACACCTTCAACTGATATCTCGCCACCATCGGCCACCTCTATGGTTCAATCGCCGACCGACACCTCGGTAGCGTCCACAGCAGCTCAGTCAACCGATGAATCCGAAACCACGTCCAGTTCGATCACCGAGAACATCCATTCGATGACGATTGAGCAGTTGTGGGAGCATTACGATGCTGCCCGCGAAGAGAAGAAAGAGCTGCGGCGAACAATAAAGGACTTCGAGCAAAAGTTCGAGGAAACCACGGGCCGAAAGATGTTGAAATCGGACCGGAAGACAATTGAAGAAACCTACGCTCTGTATAAGCAGAAAAAGGCGAAGCTTCGGCTCATTGATgctcttttcaaaaaacaaatgtcgATTTGA
- the LOC129764161 gene encoding protein FAM13A isoform X2, which produces MRRPSSGQNEDDLSRLTTVISPTTGSLSSAQTEHEEGENSSGKNNHIISSILQQHSNIGSNIDGSNNGAGSCSKGNSGTTTGPSTSQYLPNLINSSEWQNCRKRKERQDSTSSISQDRKLIRSNSEEHLPNCQEVIRRVSSHEDFKKPPPLIEISVDKENIIEESAEEQQQLEEQQIFEKNLKNSSENLRKFFIGSESLCAASRDTFEDQNNKPVDQGHGQNHHHHHHHHHHSYSNHLSHNNNHTKNRLSPCRDILKARKDSDSELDGEHERRRHCERFSKTRPPPGRKSVSPRNRSKQSKHTSSGKEKSGNEHFYSKHDSHHSFKHERRGYGKRDKSSEHKTPEPEIFSDYNDNNVLEKGTPDSPREKQLPWDQSFQDDTPVVCQRFADHNFEHANKMGTFGEVRSLPPNATMKHYGNYRSAELHQTIQKPIPQANNMFDDRIKATNRKLSGLKKKLIQYEDRFERENGYRPAHGDKTSDSSIRAVIVEIHKLRKEKNQIKAELSVVNAKMAKGSSTLAATAAEHAMDESKLMNMKETIADIEKRLHEKRATDHRSDNLDSLSSEQLSEEKASVQRALLYLESIYGRPASREERDAARPLYDRYRMIKRLVNRANSISGPCGGNSQMPTILEHEALAIVGTTTPSTDISPPSATSMVQSPTDTSVASTAAQSTDESETTSSSITENIHSMTIEQLWEHYDAAREEKKELRRTIKDFEQKFEETTGRKMLKSDRKTIEETYALYKQKKAKLRLIDALFKKQMSI; this is translated from the exons ATGCGTCGCCCATCATCGGGACAGAATGAAGACGACCTGAGTCGTCTCACAACGGTTATATCCCCAACGACAGGAAGCTTATCGTCGGCGCAAACGGAACATGAAGAAGGCGAGAACAGTAGTGGCAAGAATAATCATATTATCAGCAGCATCCTGCAACAGCACAGCAATATTGGCAGCAATATCGACGGTTCCAACAATGGCGCTGGAAGCTGCAGCAAAGGCAACAGTGGCACAACGACGGGGCCCTCAACGTCCCAGTACCTGCCCAATTTGATTAATTCATCTGAGTGGCAGAATTGCAGAAAACGCAAAGAACGACAAGACAGCACATCCTCTATCAGTCAGGATCGGAAACTGATCCGCTCCAATAGCGAGGAGCACCTCCCCAACTGCCAGGAGGTGATTCGTCGTGTGTCTTCGCATGAGGATTTCAAAAAACCTCCGCCGCTGATTGAAATCAGTGTCGACAAGGAGAACATTATTGAGGAATCTGCCGAAGAGCAGCAGCAGCTGGAGGAGCAGCAAATTTTCGAGAAGAATCTAAAAAATAGCTCAGAGAATCTGAGGAAATTTTTTATAGGTAGCGAAAGTCTTTGTGCGGCCAGCAGAGACACATTCGAAGACCAGAACAACAAACCTGTCGATCAAGGTCACGGTCAAAACCAtcaccaccatcatcatcatcatcatcattcataTAGTAATCATTTGAGTCATAACAATAACCACACAAAGAATCGACTTTCGCCGTGTCGGGATATACTGAAAGCCCGCAAGGATTCTGACAGTGAGTTAGATGGAGAGCACGAGCGTCGTCGTCACTGTGAGCGATTTTCCAAAACTCGACCCCCTCCCGGGCGAAAATCCGTCTCTCCGCGGAATCGCTCCAAGCAATCAAAGCATACATCATCGGGCAAAGAAAAGAGCGGAAATGAACACTTCTACTCCAAACATGATTCGCATCATTCTTTCAAACATGAACGTCGTGGCTACGGAAAACGAGACAAATCGTCTGAGCATAAAACGCCCGAACCGGAAATCTTTTCCGATTACAACGATAACAACGTCTTGGAGAAAGGCACCCCTGATTCTCCCCGAGAGAAACAGCTGCCGTGGGACCAATCCTTCCAGGACGATACCCCTGTGGTATGTCAACGTTTTGCGGATCATAACTTCGAGCATGCCAATAAGATGGGCACCTTCGGCGAGGTGCGCAGTCTTCCGCCCAATGCAACCATGAAGCATTACGGAAACTATCGCAGCGCGGAGCTTCATCAGACGATCCAGAAACCTATTCCCCAGGCGAACAATATGTTCGACGATCGCATCAAGGCCACCAACCGCAAGCTCAGTGGATTGAAGAAGAAATTGATCCAGTACGAGGACCGGTTCGAAAGGGAGAATGGCTATCGGCCCGCCCATGGGGATAAAACGAGTGACAGCTCGATCCGGGCAGTGATTGTTGAAATACACAAACTGCGTAAGGAGAAAAATCAGATCAAAGCGGAGTTGTCGGTGGTCAACGCGAAAATGGCCAAAGGGAGCAGCACTTTGGCTGCGACGGCAGCGGAGCATGCCATGGACGAGAGCAAGCTGATGAATATGAAGGAAACGATAGCCGATATCGAGAAG CGTCTTCACGAGAAGCGTGCCACAGATCATCGTAGTGACAATTTGGACAGTCTCTCCAGTGAACAGTTGTCCGAGGAAAAAGCATCGGTGCAGCGAGCTCTTCTCTATTTGGAATCGATTTACGGGCGCCCTGCTAGCCGGGAAGAGCGTGATGCGGCGCGTCCTCTCTACGATCGGTACCGGATGATCAAACGGTTGGTGAATCGCGCCAACTCCATCAGTGGACCATGTGGCGGCAATTCTCAAATGCCAACGATTTTGGAACATGAAGCGCTAGCCATTGTGGGAACCACGACACCTTCAACTGATATCTCGCCACCATCGGCCACCTCTATGGTTCAATCGCCGACCGACACCTCGGTAGCGTCCACAGCAGCTCAGTCAACCGATGAATCCGAAACCACGTCCAGTTCGATCACCGAGAACATCCATTCGATGACGATTGAGCAGTTGTGGGAGCATTACGATGCTGCCCGCGAAGAGAAGAAAGAGCTGCGGCGAACAATAAAGGACTTCGAGCAAAAGTTCGAGGAAACCACGGGCCGAAAGATGTTGAAATCGGACCGGAAGACAATTGAAGAAACCTACGCTCTGTATAAGCAGAAAAAGGCGAAGCTTCGGCTCATTGATgctcttttcaaaaaacaaatgtcgATTTGA